Proteins from one Triticum aestivum cultivar Chinese Spring chromosome 7A, IWGSC CS RefSeq v2.1, whole genome shotgun sequence genomic window:
- the LOC123153234 gene encoding uncharacterized protein translates to MTKQQPPPPVQSPLPNPRRADLCRRPVRAPAEGAEPEEAMPPGGSGGEHGYGEPAAARGGRDEEDPSRSSHPPPSPLPPGLAVIPMASEMEKEKELKNVRQEEEVPAASFPADALMEILSRVPCRPLCRFKCVSKEWLALCSYSHTRKMSLQTMSGFFYNDHGLRFHNLSGKGPPMVDPDLSFLRSSYKHFCVTQCSTSLLLC, encoded by the exons ATGACGAAAcaacagccgccgccgcccgtccaatCCCCCTTGCCAAACCCTCGACGAGCCGACCTGTGCCGCCGGCCGGTGAGAGCCCCTGCCGAGGGCGCCGAACCGGAGGAGGCGATGCCGCCAGGAGGTAGCGGAGGCGAGCACGGCTACggggagccggcagccgcccgcggAGGCCGGGACGAGGAAGATCCATCCCGTTCTTCgcatccgccgccgtcgccgttgccgcctGGCCTCGCCGTCATTCCCATGGCATCTGAG atggagaaggagaaggaacTGAAGAATGTGCGGCAGGAGGAGGAGGTTCCCGCGGCGAGCTTTCCGGCGGACGCTCTCATGGAGATCCTGTCACGCGTGCCCTGCAGGCCGCTGTGCCGCTTCAAGTGTGTGTCCAAAGAGTGGCTCGCCCTCTGCTCCTACTCCCACACCCGCAAGATGTCGCTGCAGACCATGTCCGGCTTCTTCTACAATGATCACGGCTTGCGTTTCCACAATTTGTCCGGAAAAGGTCCTCCCATGGTCGACCCCGACCTCTCTTTCTTGCGCAGCAGCTATAAGCATTTCTGTGTCACGCAATGCAGCACCAGCCTTCTCCTTTGCTAG
- the LOC123152082 gene encoding protein FAR1-RELATED SEQUENCE 5-like, which translates to MAQPDDGDEAPEQSTYMAAHPSGPPLPTSPFMVSTTFCTRNYILLNHVRLISVLSQQSPWNTVPPWTSSATRNGQEFQDGNMAAHPSEPPLPTPPPLMQSQNTIPPRMSSTARNDQDLQDENIVPRVGKTFQCEEEAYQFYNSYAQTKGFSIRKCHLKHRGDGTLSSRYFVCSKAGVKGTHPTHVAKKEQANSRTDCMARVQFSITREGIWNVQKVMLDHNHQLVSPDKRHMLRSQRQLLDADRHMIKQMRTSGIKQAEIYDFCELWYGKDAVPFLQMDCNIFLRSERSKYLETKDAQTLTEHLKNKQAEDPSFFYAMQLDDDNGTIMNIFWTDGQAIMDYSVFGDAISFDTTFSTNKFQMPFAPFIGVNHHKQTIVFGAALLYNETADTFEWVFRTFLQAMSGKQPEIIFTDQCAAIINAIGRVFPETRHRLCLWHLYQNAAKHLSHVISDHPLFLKEFKRCVYEDRSVAHFENRWHELLVKYQIGGNSSINNLYKLREKWATIYRRESFSADMTSTQRSEGMNNVFKKTFRKRLCLSELIQAYEKCIARLRRKEKYEDYKSRHTNPVLCLPSLPLLKTAAESYTRTLYSEFEEEFKKQFSLSCILLSTDYTVSTYKLTSFEYKNDEAIVAFNPTTLEIWCSCKLYCCIGILCKHTHKVLTCCNIITLPSQFILNRWTKHAKQEIFTSKPNTDDSLDSMFAHTSRKMMSLALKCKTSKEVLTYLNVGIDKLALEAHELLGNLNLDEDDDSESSSEMNEYVAKTMVSFKAPERIKGPMKKRSKDVLEGAKKGKRKGKSTNHPAKESVLVPPTIGPSEFAGAAKESAHYILFAAVAAAPGALPRGWTDLTVCKEDSPKTDDQGYILPTI; encoded by the exons ATGGCGCAGccggacgacggcgacgaggcaccaGAGCAATCAACATATATGGCAGCACATCCATCGGGACCTCCTCTGCCCACATCTCCATTCATGGTGAGTACAACCTTCTGCACGAGAAATTATATCCTTCTGAACCACGTTCGATTGATTTCAGTACTCTCGCAGCAGTCGCCATGGAACACAGTTCCACCATGGACGAGCAGCGCAACAAGAAACGGTCAGGAGTTTCAAGATGGAAATATGGCAGCCCATCCATCGGAACCTCCTCTACCCACACCTCCTCCACTAATG CAATCGCAGAACACAATTCCACCGAGGATGAGCAGCACAGCAAGGAACGATCAGGATTTGCAAGATGAAAATATTGTTCCAAGAGTTGGGAAGACCTTTCAGTGTGAGGAAGAGGCATATCAATTTTACAATTCTTATGCTCAAACCAAAGGATTCAGCATTAGGAAGTGCCACCTTAAGCATAGAGGAGATGGGACTTTAAGTTCTAGATATTTTGTTTGTAGCAAGGCAGGTGTGAAGGGCACTCATCCGACACATGTAGCCAAGAAAGAACAAGCTAATTCGAGAACTGATTGCATGGCTCGTGTTCAATTCAGCATCACTCGGGAGGGTATTTGGAATGTGCAGAAAGTCATGCTCGATCACAATCATCAGCTTGTAAGTCCAGATAAGAGGCACATGCTTAGATCGCAGCGTCAACTCTTAGATGCCGATCGCCATATGATTAAGCAGATGAGGACATCGGGAATTAAACAAGCTGAAATATATGATTTCTGTGAGCTTTGGTATGGTAAAGATGCAGTACCCTTCTTGCAAATGGATTGCAACATTTTTTTACGAAGTGAGCGCTcaaagtatttggaaactaaagaTGCTCAAACATTAACAGAGCATCTAAAGAACAAGCAAGCTGAGGACCCTTCGTTTTTCTACGCCATGCAACTAGATGATGATAATGGCACAATAATGAATATCTTCTGGACCGATGGACAAGCTATCATGGATTACTCTGTCTTTGGAGATGCCATTTCCTTTGACACCACATTTTCAACAAATAAGTTTCAAATGCCATTCGCTCCGTTTATTGGTGTTAATCATCACAAACAGACTATTGTTTTTGGTGCAGCACTCTTATATAATGAAACTGCAGATACCTTTGAGTGGGTTTTTAGAACCTTCCTACAAGCTATGTCTGGTAAGCAGCCTGAAATAATATTCACCGATCAATGTGCTGCCATTATAAATGCTATTGGAAGGGTTTTTCCGGAAACACGACATCGTCTTTGTTTATGGCATTTGTACCAGAATGCCGCTAAACATCTAAGCCATGTAATTAGCGACCATCCTTTGTTCCTTAAAGAATTCAAAAGATGTGTGTATGAAGATAGATCAGTGGCACATTTTGAGAATAGATGGCATGAGCTCTTGGTTAAGTACCAGATTGGGGGAAATTCTTCGATAAACAATCTGTACAAGTTGCGTGAGAAGTGGGCTACTATTTATCGTCGGGAGTCTTTTAGTGCAGACATGACATCAACACAAAGGAGTGAAGGAATGAACAATGTGTTCAAGAAAACTTTCCGCAAAAGATTATGCCTTTCAGAATTGATACAAGCATATGAGAAGTGCATTGCTCGTCTTCGCCGGAAAGAAAAATACGAAGACTACAAGTCACGCCATACCAACCCAGTACTCTGCCTACCTAGCCTACCTTTGTTGAAGACTGCAGCGGAATCATATACTAGGACGCTCTATTCCGAGTTCGAAGAAGAATTCAAGAAGCAATTTAGTTTGTCATGTATTTTGCTGAGCACTGATTACACAGTTAGCACTTACAAGTTGACATCTTTTGAATACAAGAATGATGAAGCCATAGTGGCTTTTAATCCAACTACTTTGGAGATATGGTGTTCATGCAAGTTGTATTGCTGTATAG GTATATTATGCAAGCACACTCATAAGGTTTTGACCTGCTGCAATATCATCACCCTGCCAAGTCAGTTCATATTGAACAGATGGACAAAACATGCAAAACAAGAAATTTTTACTTCCAAACCGAATACCGATGATAGCCTAGACTCTATGTTTGCACATACTTCTCGAAAAATGATGTCACTTGCATTGAAGTGTAAAACTTCGAAGGAGGTTCTTACATATCTGAACGTTGGTATTGATAAGTTGGCTTTGGAAGCACATGAATTACTTGGCAATCTAAACTTagatgaggatgatgattctgAAAGTTCCTCCGAAATGAATGAATATGTTGCCAAGACAATGGTGTCATTCAAAGCTCCTGAACGAATAAAAGGTCCAATGAAAAAAAGATCAAAAGATGTTCTAGAGGGAGCAAAGAAAGGGAAAAGGAAAG GAAAAAGTACAAACCATCCAGCAAAGGAGTCGGTGCTTGTTCCACCTACAATTGGCCCTTCAGAATTCGCCGGTGCAGCAAAGGAGTCTGCTCACTATATATTGTTTGCAGCTGTGGCCGCCGCCCCCGGTGCTCTCCCCCGCGGCTGGACTGACCTGACAGTGTGCAAAGAAGACAGCCCCAAAACTGACGACCAAGGGTACATCTTGCCAACGATTTGA
- the LOC123150221 gene encoding putative pentatricopeptide repeat-containing protein At5g08310, mitochondrial, translated as MALRRLAGASSPSFSFKSFTTVLPQAAETAPASPSYLAHHLLDEFSRPRASRDGERLRRLAAHLTAPAVESVIARLPSWRHALDFFRWADEQPGFRHSCYSFNAMASLLRRRQPAHLDRLAADALAAGCPMTPGALGFLLRCLGDAGLPDTAALVFDSARARLSCTPNSYTFNCLLDALAKAGRADDAEARLREMMVACGDGSVDKYTLTSLLKCYCNAGRPDDANDVFQRMSQHGWVDEHVLTMLAVAFSKWGKVDGAVELVGRMEVLAMRPSEKTLSVLVHGFAKQRRIDKAIEMFDKMSAYGYVADLPMYGVLIEGLCRQKQIGKALKIFEVMKSSEVVPDVRLLKNMIEAFIHEGDIATVSPFINENAGKLKPSDVTALYNVVLQGLVNHGQVEAAYQLLASRVRGVQGISDGLTVGANVFDTVQDVKPNSDSFNIVVCGLCKVKKLDDALALVKDMVGFGSKGKLLMFNDLIYELCNADRLDEGYKLFNQMKDLGVIPTEFTYNSLFYGICRRKDPNGASDLLREMCTNGHRPWIKNCTEMVQQLCFSGRITEALGFLEEMLKMGFLPDIVTYSAAMNGLCKTGEVDNALGLFRDISAKSYLPDVVAHNILINGFRLSGKLNEAQEIMEEMLEKGLFPSVVTYNLMIDVWCKSGNIEKAVDCLNKMVDEEKSPTIVTYTSLIDGLCGAGRPDEAIVLWHKMSDKNCAPNKIAYTAFLNGLCKCGRVETALTYYEEMMTKGFVLDTFSCLYFINALISNGNTTKGCELLKEVLQRDMTQGDDLKMVGLINKAVEVLSKDGRTSPEISILVEKGLISRAQTMGKKDGN; from the coding sequence ATGGctctccgccgcctcgccggcgcgtCCTCGCCTTCCTTCTCCTTCAAGTCCTTCACTACTGTTCTCCCACAGGCAGCGGAGACCGCGCCCGCCTCCCCGTCCTACCTCGCCCACCACCTGCTCGACGAATTCTCCCGCCCGCGCGCCTCCCGCGACGGGGAGCGCCTCCGCCGCCTGGCCGCCCACCTCACCGCGCCCGCCGTGGAATCCGTCATCGCGCGGCTCCCCTCCTGGCGCCACGCGCTCGACTTCTTCCGCTGGGCCGACGAGCAGCCGGGCTTCCGCCACTCCTGCTACTCGTTCAACGCCATGGCCTCGCTCCTGCGGCGCCGCCAGCCCGCCCACCTCGACCGCCTTGCCGCCGACGCGCTCGCCGCGGGCTGCCCCATGACGCCCGGCGCGCTGGggttcctcctccgctgcctcggcGACGCCGGGCTTCCTGACACCGCCGCCCTCGTCTTTGACAGCGCGAGGGCGCGCCTTAGCTGCACTCCCAACTCGTACACCTTCAACTGCCTTCTTGACGCGCTGGCTAAGGCCGGCCGCGCAGACGACGCGGAGGCGAGGCTCCGGGAGATGATGGTGGCATGCGGCGATGGAAGTGTCGATAAGTACACCCTCACCTCGCTCCTGAAGTGCTACTGCAATGCAGGCCGCCCAGATGACGCCAACGACGTGTTCCAGAGGATGAGCCAGCATGGTTGGGTGGACGAGCATGTGCTGACGATGCTGGCGGTGGCGTTCAGCAAGTGGGGGAAGGTGGACGGGGCGGTTGAGCTCGTGGGGAGGATGGAAGTGTTGGCGATGAGGCCGAGTGAGAAGACACTTAGTGTGCTGGTCCATGGGTTTGCAAAACAGCGCAGGATCGACAAAGCCATTGAGATGTTTGACAAGATGTCTGCTTATGGTTATGTTGCTGATTTGCCAATGTACGGTGTGTTAATTGAGGGTCTCTGCAGGCAGAAGCAAATAGGAAAAGCGCTGAAAATATTTGAGGTAATGAAGAGCAGTGAGGTTGTTCCTGATGTCCGTTTACTCAAGAATATGATTGAGGCTTTCATTCATGAAGGAGATATAGCCACTGTTAGCCCGTTTATCAATGAAAATGCCGGGAAGTTAAAACCCAGTGATGTTACCGCACTGTACAATGTGGTTCTACAAGGGCTTGTTAACCACGGGCAGGTAGAAGCAGCTTATCAGTTGCTCGCCTCAAGGGTACGTGGTGTTCAGGGGATTAGTGATGGTTTGACTGTTGGTGCAAATGTGTTTGATACCGTGCAGGATGTGAAGCCAAACTCTGATTCCTTCAACATTGTTGTGTGCGGCCTTTGTAAGGTTAAGAAGCTGGATGATGCCTTAGCTCTCGTGAAGGATATGGTTGGCTTTGGCAGCAAGGGAAAGCTATTGATGTTTAATGATTTGATCTATGAGTTGTGCAATGCAGATAGGTTAGATGAAGGATACAAATTGTTTAACCAAATGAAGGATCTTGGTGTGATTCCCACGGAGTTCACATATAATTCATTATTTTATGGCATTTGCAGGAGAAAAGATCCAAATGGTGCTTCTGATTTACTGAGGGAGATGTGCACCAATGGACATAGACCATGGATAAAGAATTGCACAGAAATGGTGCAACAGCTTTGCTTTAGTGGCAGGATAACAGAAGCTCTTGGCTTTCTAGAAGAAATGCTCAAAATGGGTTTTCTTCCTGATATCGTGACATACTCCGCAGCCATGAATGGACTGTGTAAAACCGGTGAGGTGGACAATGCGTTAGGACTCTTCCGTGACATTTCTGCCAAATCTTATCTTCCTGATGTGGTAGCACATAATATCTTGATAAATGGGTTCCGTCTATCAGGTAAATTAAATGAGGCGCAAGAAATTATGGAAGAGATGTTGGAGAAGGGTCTGTTTCCGTCTGTTGTTACCTACAACCTTATGATCGATGTTTGGTGCAAGTCTGGCAATATTGAAAAAGCGGTTGATTGCTTAAATAAAATGGTTGATGAAGAGAAGTCGCCAACAATAGTTACATATACAAGCTTGATAGATGGACTCTGCGGTGCTGGAAGACCTGACGAAGCCATTGTTTTGTGGCACAAAATGAGTGATAAAAATTGTGCTCCAAATAAGATAGCGTATACTGCTTTTCTAAATGGATTGTGCAAGTGTGGTCGAGTAGAGACTGCACTGACCTACTATGAGGAGATGATGACGAAAGGTTTTGTGTTAGATACCTTTTCCTGCTTATATTTTATAAATGCTTTGATATCAAATGGGAATACAACTAAAGGATGTGAACTTTTGAAAGAGGTTCTTCAAAGGGACATGACACAGGGTGATGATTTGAAAATGGTAGGATTAATAAATAAAGCAGTTGAAGTGTTGTCTAAAGATGGAAGAACTTCTCCAGAGATAAGTATACTTGTAGAGAAAGGTTTAATTTCAAGGGCTCAAACTATGGGCAAGAAAGATGGAAACTGA